One window of the Periophthalmus magnuspinnatus isolate fPerMag1 chromosome 6, fPerMag1.2.pri, whole genome shotgun sequence genome contains the following:
- the parietopsin gene encoding parietopsin, with protein sequence MDNSSAQWISGGDEELVTVAPTIFPRFGYSIISFLMFITTVLTVFNNGLVIVVMVRNCLLQPMNVLILSLAVSDLMIGLCGSLVVTITNYRGYFFIGHAACVFQGFAVNYFGLVSLCTLTLLAYERYHVVCKPRAGLKMSMKRSMMGLLFVWVFCLFWAITPLFGWSGYGPEGVQTSCSLSWEERSWSNYSYLILYTLLCFLIPVAIIIYCYYKVLTQMNKLNRSVELQGGRSSQEENEHAITMVLCMIVAFFICWLPYTILSVVVVADPELYIHPLVATMPMYFAKTSPVYNPIIYFLSNKQFRDATLEVLSFGKYIPHGPASSNIVMQPLNNRETRLPLTRNIHSRVLPL encoded by the exons ATGGACAACAGCAGTGCGCAGTGGATCTctggaggagacgaggagctaGTAACTGTGGCCCCGACCATCTTTCCTCGCTTTGGCTACAGTATCATCTCTTTTCTCATGTTCATCACCACCGTGTTGACAGTGTTCAATAACGGGCTGGTGATCGTGGTGATGGTGAGGAACTGTCTGCTGCAGCCCATGAACGTGCTGATCCTGAGTCTCGCAGTGTCTGACCTCATGATCGGCCTGTGCGGCTCACTGGTCGTGACCATCACCAACTACAGAGGCTACTTCTTCATCGGGCACGCCGCCTGTGTCTTCCAGGGATTTGCGGTCAATTATTTTG GTCTGGTGTCCCTGTGCACTCTGACCCTGTTGGCCTACGAGCGTTACCATGTAGTGTGTAAGCCCAGGGCAGGGCTTAAGATGAGTATGAAGAGAAGCATGATGGGTCTGCTCTTCGTCTGGGTCTTCTGCCTCTTCTGGGCCATTACCCCTCTGTTTGGCTGGAGCGGCTATGGGCCGGAGGGTGTGCAGACCTCCTGTTCTCTGTCCTGGGAGGAGAGGTCCTGGAGTAACTACAGCTACCTCATCCTCTACACTCTGCTCTGCTTCCTCATCCCAGTGGCCATCATcatctactgctactacaaagtGCTAACACAAATGAACAAG CTGAACCGAAGCGTGGAGCTCCAGGGTGGTCGGTCCAGTCAAGAGGAGAATGAACATGCCATAACCATGGTCCTGTGTATGATAGTGGCCTTCTTCATTTGCTGGCTGCCTTACACCATCTTGTCTGTGGTTGTGGTGGCAGATCCAGAGCTCTATATCCATCCTCTAGTGGCCACCATGCCCATGTACTTCGCCAAGACCAGCCCGGTGTACAACCCCATCATTTACTTCCTGTCTAACAAACAA TTTCGTGATGCCACTCTGGAGGTGTTGTCCTTTGGAAAGTATATCCCCCATGGTCCTGCCTCTTCTAATATCGTCATGCAGCCGCTCAACAACAGGGAAACCCGGCTCCCTCTCACCCGCAACATTCACAGCAGGGTGCTGCCTCTGTGA